Proteins from a genomic interval of Fluviispira vulneris:
- a CDS encoding amidohydrolase, whose translation MKKLNYALIGFVALLLITYHPLSFPNKIKNADLLIYNGKIFTAQRQKPFAQAVVVQDGKIIFVGTDTQAKKWVAKKKINLEGRVLLPGMIDTHAHPIQGGFSELVGFSLHGELLTIPDLKTKVTEAIANKSAFIDDVIYINSVSTNYWSNIDDLHSLFNADEFIGTPIVLAGDDGHTAWVNQAMLEKSGISKAFISGLTEREQKFYGRDSQNNPNGFVSEEGFDTVRKNVSLPDNQLMLKAGQAAINYFNSQGITAWVDAISNAYPTEPMFTMNPSLKHLGAIPIYEKLAEIKKLTVHVGALVASPKADLADLKTIELIREKYKHVENFSILGVKIFADGVPEYPTQTAALSKPYSNSGAIVPTIINPSTFGLFVTEADKSNLLVHIHAIGDKAVKIALDGVASARKTNGNSGIYHTVAHLQFVDPSDFSRFKKLGVAASMQLLWAVPNPSTVDLLKPYIDAQIYRYIYPTKSLISSQALVVGGSDWPVSSANPWEAITRAITRKSTGSAELIPEEKVKLEDMLYAYTIDAANAIRMQDKIGSIEIGKFADFTLLNQDIFEISSEDLLNTKSLWTMFNGKIVYMADKKV comes from the coding sequence ATGAAAAAATTAAATTATGCTTTGATTGGATTCGTTGCTTTATTGCTAATTACTTATCATCCGCTCTCCTTCCCAAATAAAATTAAAAATGCTGATCTATTAATTTACAATGGAAAAATATTTACTGCACAAAGACAAAAGCCGTTTGCACAAGCCGTTGTGGTTCAAGATGGAAAAATAATTTTTGTAGGAACGGATACACAAGCAAAAAAATGGGTAGCCAAAAAAAAGATTAATTTAGAAGGTAGAGTCCTTCTTCCAGGCATGATAGATACTCATGCTCACCCGATTCAAGGTGGATTTTCAGAATTAGTTGGATTTTCTTTACATGGTGAGTTATTAACTATCCCAGATTTAAAAACTAAAGTAACAGAAGCTATCGCAAACAAAAGTGCATTTATTGATGATGTCATATATATTAATAGTGTATCTACAAATTATTGGTCTAATATTGACGATTTACATTCTCTATTTAACGCAGATGAATTTATTGGTACACCTATTGTATTAGCAGGTGATGATGGGCACACGGCATGGGTTAATCAAGCAATGCTAGAGAAATCTGGTATTTCTAAAGCATTTATTTCAGGGTTAACTGAGAGAGAACAAAAATTTTATGGAAGAGATTCACAAAATAATCCAAACGGTTTTGTGTCAGAAGAAGGATTTGATACAGTTAGAAAAAATGTTTCTTTACCTGACAATCAATTGATGCTTAAAGCAGGACAGGCTGCCATAAATTATTTCAACTCGCAAGGAATTACTGCTTGGGTAGACGCTATATCAAATGCTTATCCTACTGAACCTATGTTTACGATGAATCCTTCATTAAAACATTTAGGAGCTATTCCTATATATGAAAAACTTGCAGAAATTAAAAAACTGACCGTCCACGTTGGTGCCTTAGTTGCAAGTCCAAAAGCTGACTTAGCTGATTTAAAAACGATTGAATTAATACGTGAAAAATATAAGCATGTCGAAAATTTTTCCATACTGGGAGTGAAAATTTTTGCAGATGGGGTACCAGAATACCCAACACAAACTGCAGCTTTATCTAAACCTTATAGTAATAGCGGAGCTATTGTACCAACTATTATAAATCCTTCTACTTTTGGATTATTTGTGACCGAAGCAGATAAGAGTAATTTATTAGTACATATCCATGCCATTGGCGATAAGGCTGTTAAAATTGCGTTAGATGGTGTTGCTTCAGCTCGCAAAACGAATGGCAACAGTGGGATATATCATACTGTTGCGCACCTTCAATTTGTAGATCCAAGTGATTTTTCTCGCTTTAAGAAGCTCGGGGTCGCAGCTTCAATGCAGTTATTGTGGGCGGTACCAAATCCATCTACTGTAGATCTCCTTAAACCATATATCGATGCACAAATTTATCGATATATTTATCCAACTAAATCTTTAATAAGCTCTCAAGCTCTTGTAGTCGGCGGCAGTGATTGGCCAGTTTCGAGCGCAAATCCATGGGAAGCTATAACACGTGCCATAACAAGAAAATCAACAGGAAGCGCAGAACTTATTCCTGAAGAGAAAGTAAAATTAGAAGATATGCTTTATGCATATACAATTGATGCTGCCAATGCTATACGGATGCAAGATAAGATTGGTTCGATTGAGATTGGAAAATTTGCAGACTTTACCTTGCTAAATCAAGATATATTTGAAATATCATCTGAAGATTTATTAAATACAAAATCTCTTTGGACAATGTTTAATGGAAAAATTGTTTATATGGCTGATAAAAAAGTTTAA
- a CDS encoding DUF6311 domain-containing protein — MSAIYDVKFFSVLAKIRSKKALLLLYLLASIIIGYAIYVNQVSWLDFNCNHGRYSNSCIYKIQRLYLVPVLGIIGCIFFLFIDKVLIFLIMLNKKLENLSLKVHAKILIIYSLVLSIFLFGFRFSFYILDPRRIEWISHFGRDLSLNFLSWHIFRDSPWSFPLGYIESINYPDGISIAYSDPTMLFCVLFKLLNPLLPSYFQYLGIWYFLNYALQGLFAALIFKNIKCSLKLKLLAVPFLIFSTVLLDRVSHLTLNAHWLILASFYLYLSSEMSNKKKIIWHSIIVYITVWLHPYLTFMLFSLFSALILKIYFTDKKQFKFLSFLFTFTFISVFISWYIIGYFHLGHIVDDLNLSYRSNLNTFINSMGKYALLNPLPSTGGDYEGSAYLGLGLLMILVVLLFEKWPKQKYIFNKENKYLLWIIVILTLLATGLNFKFGNITILNISKTFLIDYIFIVYRSMGRFIWPVYYFIIIFSLLSLIFRERSIYKKYILFIIALIIQLIDLYPLYKPVALNLANGFSVKRDFSPWVKFMGADKNKLIFYPNQEYFYEDFWLLSKEYKYSTNIGYFARIDLHKFKENEKNVYKNIVGGYIPRDTVYVVLKNEMKLFPTDQKNKNLECEIIQEFYACKNKN; from the coding sequence ATGTCAGCAATATATGATGTGAAATTTTTTTCTGTACTCGCAAAAATAAGAAGTAAAAAAGCTTTACTTTTACTGTATCTACTTGCATCAATTATTATTGGTTATGCAATTTATGTGAATCAAGTGTCTTGGTTGGATTTTAATTGCAATCATGGTCGTTATTCAAATTCCTGTATTTATAAAATACAGAGGCTTTATTTAGTACCAGTTTTAGGTATTATAGGTTGTATATTTTTTCTATTTATAGATAAAGTTTTGATATTTTTAATTATGTTAAATAAAAAATTAGAGAATTTATCGTTAAAAGTACATGCAAAAATACTTATTATTTATTCTCTTGTGCTTTCTATTTTTTTATTTGGATTTCGCTTTTCCTTTTATATATTAGATCCCAGACGTATTGAATGGATTAGTCATTTTGGCAGAGATTTAAGTCTTAATTTTTTAAGCTGGCATATATTTAGGGACTCTCCTTGGAGTTTTCCACTTGGTTATATTGAATCCATAAATTATCCGGATGGTATTTCAATTGCATATTCAGATCCAACGATGTTATTTTGCGTACTTTTTAAATTATTAAATCCTTTACTTCCAAGTTATTTTCAATATCTAGGCATTTGGTATTTTTTAAATTACGCTTTACAGGGTTTATTTGCAGCTTTGATATTTAAAAATATAAAATGCTCTCTAAAATTAAAACTCTTAGCAGTTCCATTTCTCATTTTTTCGACTGTTTTGTTGGATCGTGTCTCACATTTAACACTCAATGCCCACTGGCTTATTTTAGCAAGTTTTTATCTTTATTTATCCAGTGAAATGAGCAACAAGAAAAAAATAATATGGCATTCTATTATCGTCTATATAACGGTTTGGTTACATCCGTATCTAACGTTTATGTTATTTTCGCTTTTTTCAGCTCTTATTTTGAAAATCTATTTTACAGATAAAAAGCAATTCAAATTTTTATCATTCTTGTTTACTTTCACTTTTATATCTGTCTTCATTTCATGGTATATCATTGGATATTTTCATCTCGGACATATAGTGGATGATCTCAATTTATCTTATCGCTCAAATCTTAATACCTTTATAAACTCAATGGGGAAATATGCATTATTAAACCCTTTACCTTCTACAGGAGGTGATTATGAGGGTTCGGCATATTTAGGGTTAGGCCTTCTAATGATTTTAGTTGTTTTACTCTTTGAAAAATGGCCAAAGCAGAAATATATTTTTAATAAGGAAAATAAATATCTGCTTTGGATCATAGTTATTCTTACCTTATTAGCTACAGGATTGAATTTTAAATTTGGAAATATTACAATATTAAATATTTCAAAAACATTTTTAATTGATTATATTTTTATAGTCTATCGATCAATGGGGCGATTTATTTGGCCAGTTTATTATTTTATTATTATATTTAGTTTATTGTCACTAATCTTTCGTGAAAGATCGATCTATAAAAAATATATACTATTTATTATTGCGCTCATAATTCAACTTATTGATCTTTATCCTTTATATAAACCAGTAGCACTTAATCTTGCAAATGGATTTTCAGTTAAGCGAGATTTTTCACCCTGGGTAAAATTTATGGGCGCAGATAAAAATAAACTTATTTTTTATCCAAATCAAGAATATTTTTATGAAGATTTCTGGTTATTGTCTAAGGAATATAAATATTCAACAAATATTGGTTATTTTGCAAGAATAGATTTACATAAATTTAAAGAAAATGAAAAGAATGTTTATAAAAATATTGTAGGTGGATATATTCCAAGAGATACTGTTTATGTTGTCTTAAAAAATGAGATGAAACTTTTTCCGACCGATCAGAAAAATAAGAATTTAGAGTGTGAAATAATACAGGAATTTTATGCATGTAAGAATAAAAACTAA
- the ubiE gene encoding bifunctional demethylmenaquinone methyltransferase/2-methoxy-6-polyprenyl-1,4-benzoquinol methylase UbiE, whose protein sequence is MKVENENNQSMILSDKSLQVQKMFDKISRKYDFLNRLLSAGQDIRWRNYMIKKLPKVENKSGTLYDIACGTGDVLFSTAILRNDYTNLTGFDISNGMLEQAKARGKAKFSHIHFIQASAESIPVNSNSADAVTISFGFRNVDQREKALQEFHRILKPSGTLFILEFFPSKNTFMSKLFDFYFKKILPKIAGLFSDKSAYEYLPNSVSTMPDGDEFKNTLKEMGFIEIEQKCWLTGATRLFKAVKKS, encoded by the coding sequence ATGAAAGTTGAAAATGAAAACAATCAATCCATGATTTTAAGCGATAAATCCCTTCAAGTTCAAAAAATGTTCGATAAAATATCTAGGAAATATGATTTTCTAAATCGTCTACTTTCCGCTGGTCAAGACATCCGGTGGCGGAATTATATGATTAAAAAACTCCCTAAAGTAGAAAATAAATCAGGAACTTTATATGATATTGCCTGCGGAACTGGCGATGTATTATTTTCCACAGCAATTCTTAGAAATGATTATACCAATCTTACTGGTTTTGATATTTCAAACGGAATGCTAGAGCAGGCAAAGGCAAGAGGGAAAGCAAAATTCTCACATATACATTTTATCCAAGCTTCAGCTGAAAGCATTCCGGTAAATTCTAACTCTGCGGATGCTGTTACCATTTCTTTTGGTTTTAGAAATGTCGATCAAAGAGAAAAAGCATTGCAAGAGTTTCATAGAATTTTAAAACCATCTGGTACTTTATTTATTCTCGAATTTTTTCCATCTAAAAATACATTTATGTCTAAGTTATTTGATTTTTATTTTAAAAAAATATTGCCTAAAATTGCAGGTCTTTTCTCAGATAAATCTGCTTATGAATATCTGCCAAATAGTGTATCAACTATGCCTGATGGAGATGAATTTAAAAATACTCTTAAAGAAATGGGTTTTATAGAAATTGAGCAAAAATGCTGGCTCACTGGCGCAACACGACTTTTCAAAGCTGTTAAAAAGAGTTAA
- a CDS encoding lipocalin family protein: MNKYLGTWHEQARLETKFQKNCDSSTAHYSLNNDGTIKVLNTFNRIDGSSNDIIGKAKIDPKDPSGRNLIVSFNFITTFKDYL, from the coding sequence ATAAATAAATATTTAGGAACTTGGCATGAGCAAGCACGCCTAGAAACAAAATTTCAAAAAAATTGTGACTCTTCAACAGCTCATTATTCTTTAAATAATGATGGGACAATTAAAGTGCTTAATACTTTCAACAGAATAGATGGCAGCAGCAACGATATTATTGGAAAAGCAAAAATTGACCCCAAAGATCCCAGTGGGCGAAATTTAATTGTTAGCTTTAATTTCATAACAACTTTCAAAGATTATTTATGA
- a CDS encoding SDR family NAD(P)-dependent oxidoreductase — protein sequence MAKTLNDIFLSNETKLKNKTALVTGASSGIGLATAAWLAREGVHLNLVARRRDKLTELKNEILDLYPDLRINLIPLDLMQKDFLSVLENENALDVDIFINNAGLARGRDNVSELNFTDLEEMIETNVTVAFKLASVVSRKMLKRSGGHIVNLGSIAGHYSYTGGSVYCATKFAVRAFSEALRQEFHDKNIRVSLVSPGMVKTDFSLVRFHGDNEKSQAVYDGVKALNSTDIARVILQTLKEPEHVNIDEIIVLPLVQAPVSYKVKRE from the coding sequence ATGGCGAAAACTCTAAATGATATCTTTTTAAGCAACGAAACAAAATTAAAAAATAAAACGGCTCTTGTGACAGGAGCCAGCTCAGGAATCGGTCTCGCTACGGCTGCTTGGCTTGCTCGTGAAGGAGTGCATCTGAACCTTGTGGCGAGACGACGCGATAAATTAACAGAATTAAAAAATGAAATTCTCGATTTGTATCCTGATTTAAGAATAAATCTAATACCTCTCGATCTTATGCAGAAAGATTTTCTTTCTGTGCTTGAAAATGAAAATGCTCTTGATGTTGATATTTTTATAAACAATGCGGGTCTCGCACGTGGTCGTGATAATGTTTCTGAATTAAACTTCACAGATCTCGAAGAAATGATCGAAACAAACGTAACTGTGGCATTTAAATTGGCATCGGTTGTATCACGAAAAATGCTTAAGAGAAGCGGTGGACATATTGTAAATTTAGGAAGCATTGCTGGACATTACAGCTATACAGGTGGATCTGTATATTGTGCGACTAAATTTGCTGTGCGTGCATTTAGCGAAGCTTTGCGCCAAGAATTTCATGATAAAAATATTCGTGTTTCCTTAGTTTCGCCTGGGATGGTTAAGACTGATTTTAGTCTCGTGCGTTTTCATGGAGACAATGAAAAATCTCAAGCTGTTTATGATGGGGTAAAGGCATTGAATTCAACAGATATAGCGCGGGTTATCTTGCAAACCTTAAAGGAGCCAGAACATGTGAACATCGATGAAATTATTGTTTTGCCTTTGGTGCAGGCGCCTGTCAGTTATAAAGTAAAACGGGAATAG
- a CDS encoding malate dehydrogenase: protein MLKRPKITVVGAGGNVGASVVQWCAQKELGDLVLIDLKPNVAQGRALDLSQGGAFAGFNASFTSTDDSSHMQDSDIVVITAGVPRKPGQTREELVGINAGIVKTVCENVKQYAPNSIVIIVSNPLDAMLTVAQKVTGFPRERVIGMSGVLDSSRFRSNIARALNVHIKDVSAIVLGAHTDKDMVPITSTATVGGVPLNKLLKAEQIADVVSRTKRGGAELTELIGTSAWVAPGFGVTAMVESIVLNQGRILPCSVELKGEYDISEGACLCVPVKLTNKGAEKVFEIDLSSDEKAALKAAHTAYLEVRKIALSSI, encoded by the coding sequence ATGCTTAAGAGACCAAAAATTACAGTTGTGGGTGCCGGTGGAAATGTGGGAGCATCCGTTGTTCAATGGTGTGCACAAAAAGAGCTTGGGGATCTCGTTCTCATTGACTTAAAACCAAATGTTGCGCAAGGACGTGCTTTGGATCTTTCACAAGGAGGAGCATTTGCGGGCTTCAATGCTAGCTTTACTTCAACAGACGACTCTTCTCATATGCAAGACTCGGACATAGTCGTCATCACAGCAGGTGTTCCACGTAAACCTGGACAAACTCGTGAAGAGCTTGTTGGTATTAATGCTGGCATTGTAAAAACTGTCTGTGAAAATGTAAAACAATATGCTCCAAATTCCATCGTAATTATTGTTTCAAATCCTCTCGATGCTATGCTCACAGTGGCACAAAAAGTAACAGGTTTCCCAAGAGAAAGAGTGATAGGAATGTCAGGAGTTCTTGATTCTTCTCGCTTTCGCTCAAATATTGCTCGTGCATTAAATGTTCATATAAAAGATGTTTCTGCAATAGTTTTAGGCGCACACACTGATAAAGATATGGTTCCTATCACAAGTACAGCTACTGTGGGCGGCGTACCACTCAATAAATTGCTAAAAGCAGAACAAATTGCTGATGTCGTCAGCAGAACCAAACGCGGAGGAGCTGAACTTACTGAACTTATTGGCACTTCCGCATGGGTAGCTCCTGGTTTTGGTGTGACAGCAATGGTTGAAAGTATCGTTCTCAATCAAGGACGCATTTTACCTTGTTCAGTAGAACTCAAAGGTGAATACGATATTTCTGAAGGTGCATGCCTATGTGTTCCGGTTAAATTAACAAATAAAGGTGCTGAAAAGGTTTTTGAAATCGACCTCTCGTCCGATGAAAAAGCAGCTTTAAAAGCGGCACACACTGCTTATCTGGAAGTGAGAAAAATTGCTTTGAGCAGTATTTAA
- the surE gene encoding 5'/3'-nucleotidase SurE — translation MHLLLSNDDGYKAKGMQVLMSHLKSLGHKITVVAPNGERSGKSHAMTFYEPIRVKKISEEVYAVDGTPADCVALALGQILKDDKPDFVISGINHGMNVGIDVNYSGTVGAATEAAMIGYKAIAVSADSDNRGGSEQDVDEAFLKAAQLVGQVLEHAQKLEWPRLEILNINVPICAKTAAIADCGGESLYVPNFDEMTPKDNKNIKIYLIGGVSRFEPQDMSQDVSLVSSGIATLSFVQAKQSSTESNKKLERFLGNLKL, via the coding sequence ATGCATCTTCTCCTCTCAAATGACGATGGTTATAAGGCAAAAGGTATGCAAGTTCTTATGAGCCATCTCAAATCCTTAGGTCACAAAATAACAGTTGTTGCTCCAAATGGCGAACGCAGTGGAAAATCCCATGCAATGACCTTTTATGAACCCATTCGCGTAAAGAAAATTTCTGAAGAAGTTTATGCAGTTGACGGCACACCAGCGGATTGTGTGGCTCTGGCATTAGGACAAATTCTAAAGGATGATAAACCTGATTTCGTCATTTCTGGTATCAACCATGGCATGAATGTTGGAATTGATGTCAATTACAGCGGCACGGTGGGAGCAGCAACTGAGGCAGCCATGATTGGCTACAAAGCAATTGCCGTGTCTGCTGATTCAGATAATCGAGGAGGCTCGGAACAGGATGTGGACGAAGCATTTTTAAAAGCTGCCCAGCTTGTGGGGCAAGTTTTAGAGCATGCACAAAAACTTGAATGGCCTCGGCTTGAAATACTCAATATCAATGTCCCTATCTGTGCAAAAACAGCGGCCATTGCGGACTGTGGTGGAGAATCCCTTTATGTCCCTAACTTCGACGAAATGACTCCTAAGGACAATAAGAATATAAAAATCTATCTGATAGGTGGTGTTTCTCGCTTTGAACCACAAGATATGTCTCAAGATGTTTCTTTAGTATCGAGTGGAATTGCAACCTTAAGCTTTGTTCAAGCGAAGCAAAGCAGTACAGAAAGTAACAAAAAACTAGAAAGGTTTCTTGGTAATCTGAAATTATGA
- a CDS encoding KamA family radical SAM protein, translating into MISEKNWAKELAKSLINLNQLAEKSIVPASDIQDLQKVKDTFDIRVPHIFIEDIVKGNKALAKQFIPSKNEIIFLPEELDDPIGDSRWSPVEGIVHRYPDRVLFKPTYLCGVYCRFCFRRNKVSDSANNIKSDNAKLAIDYIKSHPEIWEVILTGGDPLVLTDKVLHNLLKEISSIEHVKVIRFHTRIPSVLPSRINDSLIQILNETKKSIWIAVHMNSSEEFTAEAKAALAKLIDNGIPVVLQSVLLKDINDTNNKLVSLLKTAIENRVKPYYIHYPDLAKGTEHFRIPLKQAIDLMKSLRGKISGLCIPHLIIDIPGGNGKIAINTHTARESEKNTWEFESPLDGSIITVQYPQGEEHGENSK; encoded by the coding sequence ATGATATCTGAAAAAAACTGGGCAAAAGAATTAGCAAAATCTTTGATTAACTTGAATCAATTGGCAGAGAAATCTATTGTTCCTGCGAGTGATATACAAGATTTGCAAAAAGTAAAAGACACATTTGATATTCGTGTGCCGCATATTTTTATCGAAGATATTGTTAAGGGTAATAAAGCCCTTGCGAAACAATTTATTCCTTCTAAAAACGAAATTATATTTTTGCCTGAAGAATTAGATGACCCAATCGGCGATTCCCGTTGGTCGCCCGTAGAAGGGATTGTCCATCGTTATCCAGATCGGGTTTTATTTAAGCCCACTTATCTTTGTGGTGTCTACTGTCGATTTTGTTTCAGACGGAATAAAGTTTCTGACTCAGCAAACAATATCAAAAGTGATAATGCCAAATTAGCAATTGATTATATTAAGTCTCATCCAGAAATTTGGGAAGTTATTTTAACGGGAGGTGATCCCTTAGTCTTAACCGATAAAGTATTGCACAATTTATTAAAAGAAATTTCATCAATTGAACATGTTAAAGTCATACGTTTTCACACGCGTATTCCTTCCGTGCTACCTTCAAGAATTAACGATTCACTTATTCAGATACTTAATGAAACAAAAAAGAGTATTTGGATCGCTGTGCATATGAACAGTTCGGAAGAATTTACGGCTGAAGCAAAAGCTGCTCTCGCAAAATTGATTGACAACGGAATACCAGTGGTGCTCCAATCCGTTTTATTAAAGGATATTAACGATACGAATAATAAACTCGTTTCTTTATTAAAGACTGCCATAGAAAATAGAGTGAAACCTTATTATATCCATTATCCAGATTTAGCTAAAGGAACAGAGCATTTTCGTATTCCATTAAAGCAAGCAATTGATCTTATGAAAAGTTTGCGTGGGAAAATTTCTGGGCTTTGTATTCCTCATTTAATAATTGATATTCCAGGTGGAAATGGGAAAATTGCTATAAATACCCACACAGCAAGAGAAAGCGAAAAAAATACTTGGGAATTTGAAAGTCCGCTTGATGGTTCTATAATCACTGTTCAGTATCCTCAAGGAGAAGAACATGGCGAAAACTCTAAATGA
- a CDS encoding bifunctional adenosylcobinamide kinase/adenosylcobinamide-phosphate guanylyltransferase, with protein MENNQSTIALLLGGAHSGKSQFAENCAAHWRSVAYYATGGQIENSPEWENRILRHKERRPSHWLTIEYPMEIDDVATICKQENPEVLIMDCLTLWMGWKLSKNFQSYSQIQLLKHLETESIHLLKEIQNLNLPVLVVSNEVGEGVVPSSESGRLFREAMGYINQLFAEAAKLISFSIASQNLLLKNSNMKMQNGFSPLGIINAEYIFSELNFK; from the coding sequence ATGGAAAATAATCAATCAACTATTGCTCTTCTATTAGGCGGAGCCCATTCTGGCAAAAGTCAATTCGCTGAAAACTGTGCTGCCCATTGGCGATCTGTTGCTTACTATGCAACAGGTGGACAAATTGAAAACTCACCTGAGTGGGAAAACCGCATTCTTCGCCACAAAGAGAGAAGACCAAGCCATTGGTTGACTATTGAATATCCAATGGAAATTGATGATGTAGCAACTATTTGTAAACAAGAAAATCCAGAAGTATTAATAATGGATTGTTTGACCCTCTGGATGGGTTGGAAATTGAGCAAAAATTTCCAAAGTTATTCTCAAATTCAATTGTTAAAACATTTAGAAACAGAGTCGATCCATCTTTTAAAAGAAATACAAAATTTAAACCTTCCTGTACTTGTAGTTTCGAACGAAGTGGGAGAAGGTGTCGTACCAAGCTCAGAAAGTGGAAGACTTTTTCGCGAGGCTATGGGATATATAAATCAATTGTTTGCCGAAGCTGCAAAATTAATTTCATTCAGTATTGCCAGTCAGAATCTTCTTTTAAAAAATTCTAACATGAAAATGCAAAATGGATTTTCGCCGCTAGGCATAATAAATGCTGAATATATTTTTTCTGAATTAAATTTTAAATAA
- a CDS encoding M28 family peptidase yields the protein MKKTSLFWVILWMVPFGGAIAKAQPLTYQNSTQFSEDNMSKSLAWYTLNPHPMGSENQTKIAQSLELTLKKLGWKTTKQRFKVNAPNLESLRFGGKNKNDKELKLVDGYNIIATLNGKENCSIIIGGHYDTKFFRDFKFIGANDGGSSTVLMLEFARMLKKENFKSGTLGRCSITLVFFDGEEAFLPNWDEGNYILGIQDNLYGSREFVKQYVQTKNNIKLFENKPINLTIVLDMIGHKNQKLFMSNGSDNTYAEKFILTAKNIDIKKSWLSMEDDHIPFKDLNIPYLHIIDWTNLKEWHTMKDTEEIISVKNLANFGQSLLSFLSSKRIENGK from the coding sequence GTGAAAAAAACCTCGTTGTTTTGGGTAATATTATGGATGGTTCCGTTCGGAGGAGCAATTGCCAAAGCTCAACCCCTAACTTATCAAAACTCGACTCAATTCTCAGAAGACAATATGAGTAAGTCGCTTGCTTGGTATACTTTAAATCCACACCCTATGGGAAGTGAAAATCAAACTAAAATTGCTCAAAGTTTAGAGCTCACTCTTAAAAAACTTGGATGGAAAACAACAAAACAGAGGTTTAAGGTAAACGCACCAAATCTAGAATCTTTACGTTTCGGTGGAAAAAATAAAAATGACAAAGAATTAAAACTTGTTGATGGATATAATATTATTGCAACATTAAACGGTAAAGAAAATTGTTCTATTATAATTGGTGGCCATTATGACACAAAATTTTTTAGAGATTTTAAATTTATTGGTGCAAATGACGGAGGTTCTTCGACCGTTTTAATGTTAGAGTTTGCTCGCATGCTTAAAAAAGAAAACTTTAAATCAGGAACTCTAGGACGTTGCTCTATAACACTCGTTTTTTTTGATGGAGAAGAAGCATTTTTACCAAATTGGGATGAAGGAAATTATATTTTAGGAATACAAGATAACCTATATGGATCAAGAGAGTTTGTAAAACAATATGTGCAAACAAAAAATAATATAAAGTTATTTGAAAATAAGCCCATCAATTTAACAATTGTTCTTGATATGATTGGACATAAAAATCAAAAACTTTTTATGTCCAATGGTTCTGATAATACTTATGCAGAAAAATTTATTCTAACAGCCAAAAATATTGATATAAAAAAATCTTGGCTTTCAATGGAAGATGATCATATTCCTTTTAAAGATCTAAATATTCCTTATCTCCATATTATTGATTGGACAAATTTAAAAGAATGGCACACAATGAAAGATACAGAAGAAATAATATCAGTTAAAAATTTAGCAAATTTTGGCCAATCGCTTTTATCCTTTCTTTCTAGCAAAAGGATTGAAAATGGAAAATAA